A stretch of the Methylacidiphilum caldifontis genome encodes the following:
- a CDS encoding DNA topoisomerase 3 gives MAKTLVIAEKPSVAQDIADALGGFPKGRKDIYENDQMVISSAVGHVVELCLPAEMDSRHKQWSLSNLPILPVSFSLKPIEKSKARLNLLLSLLHRQDIDLIINACDAGREGELVFRYLIRYANVNKPIKRLWLQSMTKDAIIEAFKNLRPLSEVEGLARAAVSRSESDWLIGINGTRALTALHSHSKGFRLTSVGRVQTPTLAIVVEREKEILSFQPKPYWEIIGTFLSKQGEYKGKWFLKDSSEGEANHPERIEDEEQCQKIIEKCLNKEGIVTEEKKVSLQSPPLLYDLTTLQREANNRFGFSAQRTLQIAQSLYENHKLITYPRTDSKYLPEDYVLRVKEVLKSLSHSSFDSFSQEILSHNWVQPSNKIFNNQKVSDHFAIIPTTNRPSGIDKSEEKIYQLIVRRFLAAFYPPAQWDVTKRITVIEKENFKSEGKTLRSAGWLKVYRDIQSSENREEDLLCPIEQGERVLNKALEKIAKETKPPAHFTEATLLSAMESAGKLVEDETLREAMAKKGLGTPATRAGIIEGLIEDGYMRRHNGKELIATPKAFALIELLSAANIQTLRSAELTGEWEYKLQLMEKEKYPQEKFMEEIYQLTASIVDKAKSLGSINNLKKPLPIVSPQGSTIEETLYEYKSVDNAFHIKKYIAGRPLFPTELGTLIIQKEIGPLRGFYNKKGDPFNASLRLEDDKGTLRFVFEKNGAKEENEQIISKEPLGSCPLDNAPVVEAQGYYGCSNYFLADNNGNKCSFKINKTILGQEISREEMIKLLQEKKTSLLTHFQSKKKKKNFSAYIVLKDNGKLGFEFPVRKTKKEGVISEDKKGKKEKARPVKKNSRSKKTGSSRKSKK, from the coding sequence ATGGCCAAAACATTAGTGATTGCTGAAAAACCGAGCGTGGCACAAGATATTGCTGATGCTCTAGGCGGTTTTCCCAAGGGAAGAAAAGATATTTATGAAAATGACCAGATGGTTATAAGCTCGGCAGTTGGGCATGTCGTCGAACTTTGTCTTCCTGCAGAGATGGACAGCCGCCATAAGCAATGGTCTTTATCTAACCTACCGATACTGCCTGTTTCATTTTCCCTCAAACCTATAGAAAAATCCAAAGCAAGACTTAATCTTCTGCTTTCTCTTCTTCACAGGCAGGACATAGATCTTATTATTAACGCTTGTGATGCGGGAAGAGAAGGAGAACTGGTTTTTCGCTATCTCATTCGATATGCAAACGTCAACAAACCTATCAAAAGGCTATGGTTACAATCGATGACCAAGGATGCCATTATCGAGGCTTTTAAAAATTTAAGGCCCCTTAGCGAAGTAGAGGGTTTAGCTCGTGCTGCGGTTTCGAGATCTGAGAGTGACTGGCTCATTGGAATAAACGGCACTAGGGCTCTTACCGCTCTTCATTCCCACTCCAAAGGTTTTAGGCTTACTTCGGTAGGAAGGGTTCAAACCCCTACGCTAGCGATCGTTGTCGAGAGAGAAAAAGAAATTCTTAGCTTTCAACCTAAACCTTACTGGGAAATCATAGGAACGTTTCTCTCTAAGCAGGGAGAATACAAGGGAAAATGGTTCTTGAAAGATTCATCCGAAGGGGAAGCAAACCATCCTGAAAGGATAGAGGATGAAGAACAATGTCAAAAAATCATTGAAAAATGTTTAAACAAAGAGGGTATTGTCACCGAAGAAAAAAAGGTTTCTTTGCAATCTCCTCCCCTTCTTTATGATCTAACAACCCTTCAAAGGGAAGCAAACAATCGTTTTGGCTTCAGCGCCCAAAGAACTTTACAGATTGCTCAATCCTTATATGAAAATCATAAACTCATCACCTATCCTAGAACCGACTCTAAATACCTTCCCGAAGACTACGTCCTTAGAGTAAAGGAAGTCTTAAAAAGCCTTTCCCATAGTTCTTTTGACTCTTTTAGCCAAGAGATTCTTTCCCATAATTGGGTGCAGCCTAGTAATAAGATTTTTAACAACCAAAAAGTTTCCGATCATTTTGCCATCATACCAACGACAAACAGGCCTTCCGGCATCGATAAAAGCGAAGAAAAGATCTATCAGTTAATTGTCAGAAGATTTTTGGCAGCTTTTTATCCACCCGCTCAATGGGATGTAACCAAAAGGATCACTGTAATCGAAAAAGAAAACTTTAAAAGTGAGGGCAAAACCCTTAGATCAGCTGGCTGGTTAAAAGTCTACAGAGACATTCAATCCTCTGAAAACAGAGAAGAAGACTTGCTCTGTCCCATCGAACAGGGAGAAAGAGTTTTAAACAAGGCCCTGGAAAAAATTGCTAAGGAAACGAAACCTCCTGCCCACTTTACGGAAGCCACCCTTCTTTCAGCTATGGAAAGTGCGGGCAAGCTCGTAGAGGATGAAACACTCAGAGAGGCGATGGCCAAGAAAGGGCTAGGAACCCCCGCAACAAGAGCAGGCATTATAGAGGGACTCATAGAAGACGGTTACATGAGAAGACATAACGGCAAAGAGCTCATTGCCACCCCAAAAGCATTTGCCCTGATTGAACTGCTCTCTGCTGCAAACATCCAAACCTTAAGATCAGCGGAACTGACGGGAGAGTGGGAATATAAACTTCAATTGATGGAAAAAGAGAAATATCCCCAAGAAAAATTTATGGAGGAGATTTACCAACTTACCGCTTCAATCGTGGATAAGGCCAAGTCCCTAGGATCGATCAACAATCTTAAAAAGCCTCTGCCCATTGTCTCCCCACAAGGTAGCACAATTGAAGAAACCCTCTACGAATACAAATCCGTAGATAATGCTTTTCATATTAAAAAATACATTGCGGGTAGACCCCTATTTCCCACTGAACTAGGAACACTCATCATTCAAAAAGAAATCGGACCTTTGAGAGGGTTCTATAACAAAAAAGGCGATCCTTTCAATGCTTCTTTGAGACTTGAAGATGATAAGGGGACCCTAAGGTTTGTATTCGAAAAAAACGGGGCCAAAGAAGAAAATGAGCAAATTATTTCCAAAGAACCCCTTGGTAGTTGTCCCCTGGATAATGCTCCCGTTGTTGAGGCTCAAGGATACTACGGCTGTTCCAATTATTTTTTAGCTGATAACAATGGTAACAAATGCAGTTTTAAAATAAACAAAACGATTTTAGGACAAGAAATTTCAAGAGAGGAGATGATCAAGCTTCTTCAAGAGAAAAAGACCTCTCTACTCACCCATTTTCAATCCAAGAAAAAGAAAAAAAACTTTTCTGCCTATATTGTTTTAAAAGATAATGGAAAGCTTGGCTTCGAGTTTCCGGTTAGAAAAA